CCGGATCAAAACCATTGACTGTGATATGAAGCGGAGCTAAACCAACAGAAAGAGGTTCAATTAATCCAATTAATGCACCTTTTGTCAATATATAAGCCAGGTTATCAGGGTCAGGCCCTTTAGAAACCATAAAAATAATTCTACCTGGAGTCCCCTTTGAATGATTCTTTTCGAATCTTCTGGCAAATTCAGTACTGAGTAAAACCGTACCACGATTGTTCACTACATAGTGTTGATCTAACGAAATGATGCTCAGATTCTGATAATTCGTGGGCACGCAATATGCTGCATTGTTAATCAAAATGGAAGCATTTCCTAAAGTTTGTTCTACGTGATCCATAATCTTTATTGAGATTTCAGGATTGGAAAAATCCGCTTCCATATGACTCGCCCTGACTCCCAAGCTTTTCAGTTCTGCACAAAGTTGCTCCGGCCATTCCTTTTCTCCACCATTCCCTTCTGATTCATCAAAAGGATGCCAATGCGTAAAGAAAATATCTGCCCCCTGGCTTGCAAGTGAACGGCATATGGCTGTTCCGATTCCTGTGGATCTGCTTGCTCCAGTAACGATAGCAATTTTATTTTTCAATGAGTTCATCTATACCATCTCCGATCATAAATTAGAAGGATAGATAGGTAGAGATCCATAGACATAAGCAGATTCAGCATCACTAATCTATAAGGGAGATAGTGTACCGTCTTATTAATTATGTGCATTAGTGTAGGAACAGTTACTGTTCTATCCTTTAACAATAGTAGCTGAAATTCTGCTTCAAACATAGATAAACTTTCCAAAACTATTAATGAATTTACATCGCTTGTAAGTCATCCCTTCAGCGTCGTTCCTCTACAAGCTCTAACGCCCTGTTCTTCTCATCAAACTTACTGTTATGTGAGGAGACCTGCGCTCTTGTTGACGCATCCGGCTCGATATACAACTTGGCGCTGTTCACGGCTAACGCTGCATCCGTAAAAGCTCCGGCAATAAGATAAAGCTTGCTGCCGTAATTTGCCGTATCTCCAGCCACGAACACTCCCGGAAGATTGGTTGCCAGCTTCTCGTCCGCATTAAAATTCCAATCCTCACTCACTAACCCCCAATCTACAATAGGGCCTAAATCCCCGCGTAGCCCATGATTAATTAGGACGGCATCCACCGCAAGACGCTCCTGTTCTGTTTCATCCGTCCATTCCCCGTCCGCATTTAATGGAGCGATTGAAACAGCATCAAGGCGATTGCCATTCCCATATAAATCCTTAATGGCATATGGCGTAAGAACTTGAACGCTCGATGCCTTCATCCGCCTCACATTCCGTTCCATACCACTGAATCGTTCCCGCCTGTGCACGAGCGTAACCGATGAAGCGATTCCTACTAGTTCATTAGCCCAATCGACAGCTGAATCACCGCCTCCAGAGATTAGCACTCTTTTACCGCGAAAGCTTGCCACATCCGTAACGTTATAATGGAGATTATCCTTTTCGTAATTTTCCGCTCCGGGCAGGTTAAGCTTAGCAAGCTTTAGCGCACCATGGCCTATGGCCAAAATCAGCGTCCGGCTCCAATGCTGCTCTCCGGTCGCAGATGTTATACGCATCGTGCCATCAACCAATCTCTCCAACCCGGTAATTTGTTGACCCAGTACAATGGTCGGATCAAAAGTTTGAGCTTGCTGGATCATGACCTTTGTCAGCTGTGCTGCGCGAACGGGGGCCATGCCGCCGACATCCCAGACGATCTTCTCCGGATACATTAATGTCCTTCCTCCGAGTTCCTCTCTCGCCTCAATCAGTTTCGTCTTCATGTCGCGCATTCCACTGTAAAAGGCAGCATACAACCCCGCCGGTCCTCCACCGATTATAGTTACGTCAAAAAGCTCCAATTTCTGACCCATTCTTTGCCTCCCTCTGTTCTCATCCTCTTGAAAGAAGATCTAAATCTTCTTGCGCTTAAACAGCAGATACATGAAAAAAGGAGCTCCAATGCCTGCTGTGAACACGCCTGCCGGAACATCTAGCGGTTGAAAAAGCATTCTTCCTGCCAAATCCGCCAACAGTAGAATGATTGCACCTATTAATGCGGATACCGGGATGATCAGCTTGTAAGAATTTCCAACTAGCATTCTGGCGATATGCGGTGCCATCAATCCGATGAACGATATCGTCCCGGCTACGCCAACTGCAGCACCGGCAAGTGCAACGCTATAAAATAAGAGAATCATTCGGCTTAACTGAAGCCTGCTTCCAAGCCCGCGAGCGACATCCTCACCTAAGGATTGCACATTTAATTCCTTCGCGAGCAGTAGCGATAAAGGAATGAATACCGCTACCCACGGCCACAGCACTTCAATATAACTCCAATTGGTGCCGTAGATGCTTCCCGTCATCCAATTCAGCACTTGTGCGGCCAAATAAGCCGGCCCGCTAATTAGCAGGAACGTAGTAAGCGCGCCCATTGCGGTAGAAATGCCAATACCGATCAGCACCAGCCGAAACGGCGACACACCTTTTTTCCAGGCAAATACATAATTAATAGTTGTCGCAACCAACGCGCCGCCGATAGCAATGAACGGTACCCAGTGGATACTGTAGCCGGTCACGAAAGTCATAAAGGCAACTACAGCTACCGATGCCCCTCCGGTTACACCCAGCAGATCGGGCGAAGCGAGAGGATTGCGGATGACGCCCTGTAATAGCGCACCCGCTACAGCCAATGCTGCGCCAATGAGTATAGCGGCTGCTATTCGAGGCAAACGGAACTGCATAATGATAAGGTTACTGGCTTCTGCGTTTCGCCCCGTAAGAGAAGCAAGTACCTCTTTTAATGGTACGCTAACTCCCCCAACGGATAAACTAAGGAGCGATAATGCGGCAACGATACAAGTTAAACCTAAAAACAACAAGAACGAATGCTTCGCTATACGCGCTTTAAGCATGCTGTTTCCTCCTAGCCACATGGATCAGAAAGGGAACGCCGATAATCGCCGTTGCGACACCAACCGGAACTTCTCTGGATTCCAGAATAAAGCGCGATGCTAAATCCGCAGTCACCAAAAGAATTGCCCCAACTAATGCGGTATATGGAAGCAGCCATCTAAAATCATGCCCAACGATGTATCTGCATAAGTGAGGGACAATAAGTCCTATGAAAGCAATCGGACCAGCTGCTGCTACCGAGCTTCCCGCCAATAGTACAATTGCCGTAGCTGACAGCACGCGGACCAGCGTTAGACGCTGTCCCAAGCTCTTCGCGCTATCGTCTCCAATCGCCATAATATTTAACGAGCCCGAGAGTAATAGTGAGATCGTCATTCCTATTGCCATATAAGGCAGAACCATCAATAAATGCTCCAGATTTCTTCCTTCTACAGAGCCGATCATCCAGAATAGGGCAGATTCCAACGACTGCTTATTAATTAGAATAATGCCGGATGTAATAGAGGAAGCGAAAGCTGCCATACAAGCGCCGGCCAAGGTCAGCTTTACCGGCTCGAAACCGCCTCCTTGCAATCCAAGCGTATAGACAACCGCCGATGTTGCGACCGCACCTGCGAAAGCAAGCCAGACCATGCCGCTCATCGTTAACGAGGAACCGAATACGAGTAGCCCGATGACAATAAATAGCACAGCGCCCGCATTTACACCGAAGACAGAGGGTGAAGCCAGCGGATTTCTTGTCAGAACCTGCATAATTGCCCCGGCTACTGCTAAACTTGCCCCCACCAGTGCCGCAATCAGGGTTCGGGGAACACGAACCTTCGTCAGAATAAGATGTTCGTTCGAACCGTTGAATTGACTGTAAGCCAGCCATAGATCTTTTAAGCTGAATTGATGAAGACCGTACAATACACTGCATAACATACTAATTAGAAGCAGAATCGCGCCGACAACGAGGCCGGCGAGCTTTCGCTTGCTTAGGAAAGAACCATTCACGTCTGCACCGAGCCTCCTATTCATTGGCAGTCTTAACAACTAAACTGCCGGAATCGTCAACAAGCTGACGCGAATACAGCGCCAGCTTGTTGATTCGATCCGCCTTTATTATTTCACATCAAAGTATTTAACGAGTTCGTCCAGCAGCAGATTGGCTGCTTCATATCCGCCTGCTGAGTTCCAGATCGCTTCATCGACTTGAATCACCTTGTTGTTCTTTGAAACGCTCAAATTTTGGAACAACGGATCTTTTTTCCATTCCTCCACGACCTTCGATGCATCGTCCTTGCCCGGAGTCTCAGACACAAAATAGAAAAGCACATCACCATCCATGCTAGGAATCGTCTCTTTGGTCATAACTTCGATAAAGGAGTCTTTATCCTGCGACTCAGGCCGTGCAATTCCTAATTGGCTCAAGAGCACGCCGGAGAACGTTTGCTTCTGATAAATACGCACTTGTTTCGCGGAGAAGCGCACCACCGACACTTTCGTGTCTGCTTTGCTACCGAGCTTCGCCTTGACTTCCGCAACTCGTTTATCGAAGTCCGCCATCGCCTGCGCTCCTTCTTCCTGCTTGTTTAAAGCTTCGGAGTAGAGCTTGAAATTAATCTTCCAATCTCCTGCCAGGTCATCGGAGAATATCGTCGGAGCTATCTGCTTTAATTGATCGTAGATTTTCTCTTGTCTGACCTTATTACCGATAATCAGATCCGGCTTGAGGCTCGCGATCAATTCAATATTCGGCTGAAGCTCGTCTCCCACAACCGTAACGCCTTCCATGTCTTTCTTGATATGGTCGTACCAAGGGTCACCAATCCAAGACTGAACGGCTCCGACCGGTTTGATGCCCAGTGCCAAAAGTGCCTCTGTTCCTTCATTGGTCAATATGACAACACGTTCAGGGGCGCCGGTAAGCGTTTCTTCCCCCATCGCATGCTTAATCACTCTTGTGTCATTGCTTACATCCGTCGACGGACTCGCAGCTGGACTTGCGGAAGTTGCAACATTATTAGTAGAAGTGCTGTTGCTTGTCGGTGTGACATTCGTTCCCCCTGTCGAGCATGCACTCAAAAAGAGAACGAAACAAAATAATAAGGTTGCTGCCATTGTTGTTCTTGACTTACGATACATCGGTATTTCCCCTTCTCTTTTATATTGATAATGATTCTCAAACTCATTACCAATATAACGTTGCTGCCTTCTAGCAACAATGGGAGATCTGAACACGAAGGATGGATTATTTCGACGCTGCTCCTGTTGCAACGCTGCTTCTTTAAAGCTGGTGGGAGAAACACCCTCGTATTTCTTGAAGATACGGCTGAAATAATAGCTGTCAGTATAGCCTACACTCTCGGCAATTTCCTTCAGCGTGAAATCTGTGGATAGAAGCAACTGCTTCGCTTTGCTCATCCGCAATTGAATCAAATAATCGATCGGGCTCGTTCTCACTTGCTTCTTAAAGGCGTGCAGTAGCTGTCTGGAGCTGCAACTAAGGTGTTCAAGCAGCGTCTCTAGGGTTATCGGCTCCCGATAGCGTTCATGAATATAACGAACCGCTTGGGCCACTAAGTCAGGCTTAACGGCTATGATATTCTGGCGTTCCATCTGCTCTAAAATTTCATAAACCATTTGATAAAATATCGCTTTAACTTGAAGCTTATTGAGTAGATCTGAACGATGCCACTCCTTGCTCATGGAGATGACATGATGGAAAACGGAAATCGGATAATGGGGCTTAAATACATATTGCATTTGAAACGGATTGTGCTTCTCCATCAGCTTGATCGTTTCTTGACGGGATGGTAGTGCTAGTACCGCTTTATACAAAATAATATAGTATTCCAGCAGCTCATCTGCCGTAATATCAAGGTAGAGACCCTTGCCCCCATGGAGCAAGGAAAACCGGCTGACGCGGTGTGCTATGCCGTCCAGTTGGAGATGTGCGCTACCTCTAGTCACATATAAGAAGACGCTTGAGGGCATTCTGTACGCATGCAGCTCCTCGCCTTGTTCCATTCTTGTATGTCGTATATCTATGATCTTGATGAATGCCTGATTCCATAGCAAAGCTTGATCATTCAATGTCACTGTCTTGCGCTCCCCCTTCTCTATCACTCCATGTTGAGAGATTTATACCCCCATCATATATGATAATGATTATCATTTACAATGATATTCGCAGAACTATTTTCCAGCAGTGTTACTGACAATGGAACGTAAAAAAGACGAGCAACCGTTGATGGTTTGCTCGTCTTTTCTATCAAATTTAATAAATGTTTTATTTCCTCCCCATAGCTGATGTGTGTTGAAGGATTTTCGACACACATTCATCTAAGGAAAACTTGTCTGTCTCTACGATCACATCCGGGCTAATGGGCTCCTCATATGGAGAATCAATACCCGTAAAATGCTTGATTTGTCCGGCTCTTGCTTGTTTATATAGACCTTTCGGATCTCTCTCCTCACATACTTCCAAAGGACATTGAACATAAACTTCCTTGTAGGAATCCCCTATGAGAGAACGGACCTTATCGCGTGTAGAGCGGTATGGAGAGATCGAGGCAACGATCACATTCAGGTTCGCATCAAGCAGAATCTTACCAATCTCACCAATTCTTCTACCAACTTCCAGTCGATCTTCTTCGCTAAATTGAAGATCCTGATTAATACCTCTCCTCAATGTGTCACCGTCCAGAATGTAGCAATTCTCAATGTGATTTTTCAGTTCCTCTGCAAGCGTAGATTTACCTGAACCCGATAGTCCAGTTAGCCAGATCATTTGATTCATAGATACGTACCTCTTCCTGCTAGATTCTATTGTTAAAATACTTTGTATAGTTATTCTAGCTTAAACACAATTTCAGTACCTGTCCCGTCCTTCTTTAAGGGTACACTAAATTCCTTAAACACTAATGTAATACCGGAGTTATCATCTGGGAGAGGCGGAGATACTACGTAGTTATAGGCTGCATGTCCTGATGAACTTCCACCATTCGTCATTCGACAATCATACGATTTATCTATATATAACTCAAAGTGGTTAGGTTTATTAGCATATAATTCAGAGGTAATATCCCAATCCATACTAAGCGTGATAACACTTGCATTACTGTATTGTCGTATAGAGGTCAGTGTATAGAAGAACTCATCTGCCTCAATAGATTGTAGAACAGCAATATGTTTTCTAAAATCCGTTGGCTCGACCATCGGCTTAAAATGTTCTTCATTAAATAAAGTCCCAAATACCGCTTTCAAGAAATCCTCGTAGAGTTCAAACCTCGCCGCCCAATCTGAAATATACTCAAAAGATGGGAATCCTGGATTATTATCCGAGCGTTCCTTACGTTGTTTTATCAATGCACAAATCTGCTCATCGATATCAGTAATTCTTTGATCGTAATGCTCGGTTGGGCGTATAAACTGCATCCGTTTCATCTTAGTCCTCCTTATTGCAATTCTTTTCATTCATATGCTCATTAGACTAGCGTTACTTCAACAAACTATTTTATACATTTAAACACGAGAAAAAGTGGGATTCTCATCCTTCTCTTATACTCGCCTTCACTATCAAAAAACTGAGGATTTGGTTTACATTCTCTAATATCCTCTATTTTAAATCCTACATTTTTCAGTGACTGAAAATACTCTTCAAAAGTTCTGTGGTGCTTAACTACACTTTCTCCAATCCAAGGCTCCATTCTCTTACCCATTTCAAAATAGTTATCGACGATCCAGTCCGACTTTCTTTCTGAAGTTGTTGCACTTTTCATGGATGATGTTAGAACCGGATGCTGTACACTAAAAATAAACTGACCATTAGGGATAAGCGCACTACGGATACTATCAAAGATTGGTTCTAGGTCTTGTAAATAATGAATAGCCAATCGAGAGATTACCAAATCATATTTCTCTTTTGGGTAATTCCAACTCTCCATAGTAGCATGGTGAATCTCACTTTTAGATGTATTTAACAGTTCTTTTGCCGCTTTGACCATATTACTTGAACCTTCCACACCTTCGTAAAAGTTACATCCCTGCTCAAGCAACTCATATCCGAACTTAGCATCCCCGCATCCTAAATCGAGCACCTTTTTCCCAAGTACATCGCCCATAAGATCATATATAACCGGCTTTTCAATAATGTTATTTGGGCTATCCGCTCTGTTTCTTCTCAATAAATAGTTATAGAAAAAATCTTCATTGTCATACACCGATGACCCTTTGTAATCCAAAAAAATACCTCCTTGCTGTTTAGAGTATACTTTTGGGTAATTTTAGCATCTAAAACAACCTTATACTACCGATAATTTCATTTAGCTCTTAAACCTATCATTAAAAAAAACACCCCAAAGAGTCTCTCTGAGGTGTCCAATTCTTAGTGTTTGATTGGCAACGTATAGTATCCAAAAGCAAGATCAAGTAATGCACTCGCTTCTTGGCGAAGCAAAGGCTTTTTAGAACGAAAATCGACAGTCCCGTCATCATTCACTTTTGTATCAGGATCTACAATGCCTTGTGACACTAATGCTATGATCGAATCAGTGGCCCATGAGTCTGTGTCACCTTTAAGCGTAATCTCTGAAGCTTGCTTAGCTTGTTTTAGATTTTGAATCATAACGGCTGCTACTTGTCTTGTAATAACAGCATTACGATCAAAACCAGGGATACCTTTTTTCGTTAATTCTTTATTCCCCTCAATTAAATGAGGAAAGCCGTACCAACCATGAGCAAGAATTAGAGCATCCATAAACTCACCTTGCGTCATCGTTCCCTGTGATTCGAAATTGTTGCCAGATTTAGCACTTATCACATCAAGCGAATACAGGTTGTCGATGTAAGATTTATAAGGGCTCTCCTCAGATACATCAGCGAATGCTGGCTTCGTGTGAACCTTACGAGCATCTGAAACAAAGTCTGGGCTATTAGGATTCGTATAATAAAAGTATTCGATCTGATCTTTATGATCTTTTTTAAAGGCCAATTTGTTACCTAATTCATCTTCGAACAATAGCGGATTAATCATTCGTAACGTATGTGTACCGCTTGTTCCAGTCTCCATAATCAGATTGCCATCTGCATAGGTGAAGTTCGATTTCAAGAAATAGAATCTGGTGTTCAAATAAGTTCCAGTATATTTAGTAGCTTCTGATGCAGGTAATGGGAGATACGTTGGCGCCTCTGGTGCTTTCTTTTCAGGAAAATAGTGATCCATCAAGGCTTCATAAATGTCTAAGCTCATCATTGTGTCATTGTTATAGGACATGTAGAAAGCGGTATTCTCCTCTGGCAATAATACGATCAGTGATTGATGACCAGGCATATTCCCACCTTTGAGAACCACATGATAGCCATTCATCAGATCATTACGATACCCTTCAAATCCTCCAACCGTCGTCATCGGAAGCGATTCATTCGCAAATACAGAGTACGTTTGCATCATCTTCGTGGTTTCTTTACTAATGATTTGCTTCCCATTCACGCTACCTTGTTGTTGAAAAAGAGTTAAATATTTAGCCATATCTTCTCCTGTGGAAAGGATGCTGCCCTGTGGCCCATCGGTAGGCGCATGCCCAAAGGTTGGATGAGGTTTACCATCTGGTCCATAATGCGTGGCCATTCTAGCTAAAAGCTCTGGGGTAAATCGAGCACTAGTAGAGTTCATTCCTAACGGTTTGAACACATGGTTCTCCATATACTTATAAAACGGGGTACCACTTACGTTCTCAATCGCATAACCCGCAAGTAAAAAGGCAAAATTATCATAGGTATACGCTTCACCCGGCGTCCGAACGACAGTCGGCATATGCTCCGTCATAAACTTTTTCATGGGGATGTCCTGATCTACATATTCCGGTGCAACAAAGTTAGCTTTATCCGGGTAATCAAAGCCCGTTGTGTAAGATAACATATTTCTTAAGGTTAACGGAGTTTCCGTTTCATTTGGTACTTTCATTCCGCCAAGATACGCATTGATATCGTGATCAAGATTCATCTTTCCTTGTTCCACTAGCTGCAAAGCTGCTAGAGCGGTAAATGTCTTCGACACGGATGCGATCTGAAAGACGGTATTCTTATCGACAAGGGTTTTCTTTTCTTTGTCCGCATATCCGTACCCTTTATTCACGAGCACCTTTCCGTCTTTAACCACTACAAAATTGGATCCGTTCACATTGTATTCCTTCATTTTCTGCGCAAATATAGGGTCCGCGAAAGCCTCGATTTCTTTTCCATTAAAAGATCCTTTCGAACTGGTTGCGTTAGTGGAGACTGGTGCTGAACATGCTGTAAATACAGCTGTTGATAATAATAGTGCGATGACGCTAAGCTTGCGTGTCTTTTTCTTCATAATCCATTCTCCTCTATAGGGTTAGTTGTAAATAGTAAACCTGTTCTGAGTATCACAAACGGATTGTCATTCTAGCTAGAAACGTTCTGTCACCAATTAGCTTCGTTACATGTCATATGACATAACGATTTAATCAAAAAAAAGACACCAACAAGGAGTCAGTGTCTTTCATTTCGTATATTAATTTTGAGGAGCTTAGAGCCATCTCGAAAAACTTTTATGAGATACATTGATCTGATTTCGTTCGGCCCAAGCCTTTAACTGTTTCATCACTTCATCTTCATCTTTTTGTGACAGAAAATTAAAACATAATTTATAAGGAACAAATTTATTCACTTTAGGTCTAATCCCAACTACAGGACTAAAATATCCTTTTATATAAATATCATTAATCCGATCTGCTTCTATTCTTAGATCTTCTATTAATATAGATTCCGGTTGAATCTGAATTTCAACAACCCTTCTGATCGTAAATATCCTGTAGACTAAAACAATTGCAACAATGAAACACAAAATAGCCTGACCATAAAGTAAACAAGATAGCACTAAGTTGTCACTACTTGTATAGCGATAGTTTAGATTATAAATTTGAAATAATTGAATCCCCATTAGCAGACTGATATACACCAGAAGTGGTATTAACGACGGACGCCTCACTCTATAAACCTCTGTATTATCCATGTGCCCCTCCTTTTCTCACGTCCATATAGATTACCATATGTTATAAAAAATGGATATTGCACTTTTCTTCACTTTACTGGAATCTCAATCACCTTATTGTATGCCTTCAAATAGTGTATTCCTTCTATTAGTAGTGACCCAGGCTCTGCTTGTGTATCAAATAATAAAGTTCGTTCTTTCATTAGTTTACCGTCCACTTGCTTTGTCTCTTTTTGATTGATCGTTGTTTTTAAAGGTGTACTCTCGTTGTTCGTCTCTATAGACACACCATCCAGCATTACATCATCGTCAGAAGCGATTGTTATTTCGATGCCTTGAGAGGTTTTGGAGACATCCTTTAACCATAATTCTTTATCACCCAACATCAATGGCTTATCACTAAGGGAAGTCAGGGAATACTTTTCGTCCAGCTTTTGATATCCAGGAAACTCTTTAACGACTAGCTGCATGGAATGTAGCTCCTTAGGCAATGTGTCGAAGCGAAT
This genomic stretch from Paenibacillus sp. FSL H7-0737 harbors:
- a CDS encoding SDR family oxidoreductase yields the protein MNSLKNKIAIVTGASRSTGIGTAICRSLASQGADIFFTHWHPFDESEGNGGEKEWPEQLCAELKSLGVRASHMEADFSNPEISIKIMDHVEQTLGNASILINNAAYCVPTNYQNLSIISLDQHYVVNNRGTVLLSTEFARRFEKNHSKGTPGRIIFMVSKGPDPDNLAYILTKGALIGLIEPLSVGLAPLHITVNGFDPGPTDSGWITDEMKTHFLPMFPMGRIGLPEDAARGISFLASDDSQWITGQVIKSEGGFLGK
- a CDS encoding NAD(P)/FAD-dependent oxidoreductase — its product is MGQKLELFDVTIIGGGPAGLYAAFYSGMRDMKTKLIEAREELGGRTLMYPEKIVWDVGGMAPVRAAQLTKVMIQQAQTFDPTIVLGQQITGLERLVDGTMRITSATGEQHWSRTLILAIGHGALKLAKLNLPGAENYEKDNLHYNVTDVASFRGKRVLISGGGDSAVDWANELVGIASSVTLVHRRERFSGMERNVRRMKASSVQVLTPYAIKDLYGNGNRLDAVSIAPLNADGEWTDETEQERLAVDAVLINHGLRGDLGPIVDWGLVSEDWNFNADEKLATNLPGVFVAGDTANYGSKLYLIAGAFTDAALAVNSAKLYIEPDASTRAQVSSHNSKFDEKNRALELVEERR
- a CDS encoding FecCD family ABC transporter permease, which translates into the protein MLKARIAKHSFLLFLGLTCIVAALSLLSLSVGGVSVPLKEVLASLTGRNAEASNLIIMQFRLPRIAAAILIGAALAVAGALLQGVIRNPLASPDLLGVTGGASVAVVAFMTFVTGYSIHWVPFIAIGGALVATTINYVFAWKKGVSPFRLVLIGIGISTAMGALTTFLLISGPAYLAAQVLNWMTGSIYGTNWSYIEVLWPWVAVFIPLSLLLAKELNVQSLGEDVARGLGSRLQLSRMILLFYSVALAGAAVGVAGTISFIGLMAPHIARMLVGNSYKLIIPVSALIGAIILLLADLAGRMLFQPLDVPAGVFTAGIGAPFFMYLLFKRKKI
- a CDS encoding FecCD family ABC transporter permease codes for the protein MNRRLGADVNGSFLSKRKLAGLVVGAILLLISMLCSVLYGLHQFSLKDLWLAYSQFNGSNEHLILTKVRVPRTLIAALVGASLAVAGAIMQVLTRNPLASPSVFGVNAGAVLFIVIGLLVFGSSLTMSGMVWLAFAGAVATSAVVYTLGLQGGGFEPVKLTLAGACMAAFASSITSGIILINKQSLESALFWMIGSVEGRNLEHLLMVLPYMAIGMTISLLLSGSLNIMAIGDDSAKSLGQRLTLVRVLSATAIVLLAGSSVAAAGPIAFIGLIVPHLCRYIVGHDFRWLLPYTALVGAILLVTADLASRFILESREVPVGVATAIIGVPFLIHVARRKQHA
- a CDS encoding AraC family transcriptional regulator, whose translation is MTLNDQALLWNQAFIKIIDIRHTRMEQGEELHAYRMPSSVFLYVTRGSAHLQLDGIAHRVSRFSLLHGGKGLYLDITADELLEYYIILYKAVLALPSRQETIKLMEKHNPFQMQYVFKPHYPISVFHHVISMSKEWHRSDLLNKLQVKAIFYQMVYEILEQMERQNIIAVKPDLVAQAVRYIHERYREPITLETLLEHLSCSSRQLLHAFKKQVRTSPIDYLIQLRMSKAKQLLLSTDFTLKEIAESVGYTDSYYFSRIFKKYEGVSPTSFKEAALQQEQRRNNPSFVFRSPIVARRQQRYIGNEFENHYQYKREGEIPMYRKSRTTMAATLLFCFVLFLSACSTGGTNVTPTSNSTSTNNVATSASPAASPSTDVSNDTRVIKHAMGEETLTGAPERVVILTNEGTEALLALGIKPVGAVQSWIGDPWYDHIKKDMEGVTVVGDELQPNIELIASLKPDLIIGNKVRQEKIYDQLKQIAPTIFSDDLAGDWKINFKLYSEALNKQEEGAQAMADFDKRVAEVKAKLGSKADTKVSVVRFSAKQVRIYQKQTFSGVLLSQLGIARPESQDKDSFIEVMTKETIPSMDGDVLFYFVSETPGKDDASKVVEEWKKDPLFQNLSVSKNNKVIQVDEAIWNSAGGYEAANLLLDELVKYFDVK
- the cysC gene encoding adenylyl-sulfate kinase, translated to MTIQSILTIESSRKRYVSMNQMIWLTGLSGSGKSTLAEELKNHIENCYILDGDTLRRGINQDLQFSEEDRLEVGRRIGEIGKILLDANLNVIVASISPYRSTRDKVRSLIGDSYKEVYVQCPLEVCEERDPKGLYKQARAGQIKHFTGIDSPYEEPISPDVIVETDKFSLDECVSKILQHTSAMGRK
- a CDS encoding class I SAM-dependent methyltransferase, which encodes MDYKGSSVYDNEDFFYNYLLRRNRADSPNNIIEKPVIYDLMGDVLGKKVLDLGCGDAKFGYELLEQGCNFYEGVEGSSNMVKAAKELLNTSKSEIHHATMESWNYPKEKYDLVISRLAIHYLQDLEPIFDSIRSALIPNGQFIFSVQHPVLTSSMKSATTSERKSDWIVDNYFEMGKRMEPWIGESVVKHHRTFEEYFQSLKNVGFKIEDIRECKPNPQFFDSEGEYKRRMRIPLFLVFKCIK
- a CDS encoding serine hydrolase, whose amino-acid sequence is MKKKTRKLSVIALLLSTAVFTACSAPVSTNATSSKGSFNGKEIEAFADPIFAQKMKEYNVNGSNFVVVKDGKVLVNKGYGYADKEKKTLVDKNTVFQIASVSKTFTALAALQLVEQGKMNLDHDINAYLGGMKVPNETETPLTLRNMLSYTTGFDYPDKANFVAPEYVDQDIPMKKFMTEHMPTVVRTPGEAYTYDNFAFLLAGYAIENVSGTPFYKYMENHVFKPLGMNSTSARFTPELLARMATHYGPDGKPHPTFGHAPTDGPQGSILSTGEDMAKYLTLFQQQGSVNGKQIISKETTKMMQTYSVFANESLPMTTVGGFEGYRNDLMNGYHVVLKGGNMPGHQSLIVLLPEENTAFYMSYNNDTMMSLDIYEALMDHYFPEKKAPEAPTYLPLPASEATKYTGTYLNTRFYFLKSNFTYADGNLIMETGTSGTHTLRMINPLLFEDELGNKLAFKKDHKDQIEYFYYTNPNSPDFVSDARKVHTKPAFADVSEESPYKSYIDNLYSLDVISAKSGNNFESQGTMTQGEFMDALILAHGWYGFPHLIEGNKELTKKGIPGFDRNAVITRQVAAVMIQNLKQAKQASEITLKGDTDSWATDSIIALVSQGIVDPDTKVNDDGTVDFRSKKPLLRQEASALLDLAFGYYTLPIKH